A window of Paenibacillus sp. 19GGS1-52 contains these coding sequences:
- the gyrA gene encoding DNA gyrase subunit A, which translates to MAEQNNPQVKDRDIGEEMRESFMDYAMSIIVSRALPDVRDGLKPVHRRILFAMSELGMSSDKPHKKSARIVGEVIGKYHPHGDSAVYETMVRMAQDFSMRYMLVDGHGNFGSVDGDMAAAMRYTEARLSKIAGEMLRDLNKETVDFEPNYDGEENEPVVLPSRYPNLLVNGVSGIAVGMATNIPPHNLGEVIDGVQAMIKNPDITPMELMEYIQGPDFPTAGFILGREGIRQAYNTGRGSVTMRAKATIEENNGKARILVHELPYQVNKARLVEKIAELVREKRIEGITDLRDESDRNGMRVVVELRRDVNPSVVLNNLYKHTSMQSTFGINMLAIVNKEPKILNLRDVLYHYLQHQIEVIRRRTIFDLKKAEARAHILEGLRIALDHLDQVIALIRASRTTDIAREGLMETFSLSQEQAQAILDMRMQRLTGLEREKIENEYNELMIKIAEYREILANEHLVLDIISSELQEIRDRYSDDRRTEITVGEESILDEDLIPREEVIITITHTGYIKRLPVSTYRSQKRGGRGVIGMDTKDTDFVEHLFVSNSHNYLLFFTDKGKVYRIKAYEIPELGRTARGTPIINLIQIEQGEKISAVIQVQEADKDKYLFFSTREGIVKKTPLEDYNNIRKGGLIAINLREEDSLIEVKLTDGQQNLIIGTARGMSITFSENDVRSMGRSATGVKGITLDSRDHVIGMDSVDKDLEVLIVTSKGYGKRTPAGDYRSQTRGGKGIKTINLTEKNGPVVGLKVVKNDEDLMIITTSGTLIRTSMDGISTMGRYAQGVKLINIREDDAVATLCRADKNEEDELSDLVESEEGQSVTEEAGDTEQPEIGIVSEEDNLE; encoded by the coding sequence ATGGCTGAACAAAATAATCCGCAAGTCAAAGATCGGGACATTGGTGAGGAAATGCGTGAATCCTTTATGGATTACGCGATGAGCATCATTGTCAGCCGGGCTTTGCCAGATGTGCGGGACGGCTTGAAGCCGGTTCACCGACGCATATTGTTTGCAATGTCGGAACTTGGAATGTCTTCGGACAAACCTCACAAAAAATCGGCAAGAATCGTTGGGGAAGTTATTGGTAAGTATCATCCTCACGGTGACTCTGCGGTTTATGAAACAATGGTACGCATGGCTCAGGATTTCTCGATGCGTTATATGCTTGTAGACGGACATGGGAACTTTGGTTCTGTTGATGGAGACATGGCTGCAGCAATGCGGTATACAGAGGCTCGGTTGTCCAAAATTGCCGGTGAAATGCTTCGTGATTTAAATAAAGAAACTGTTGATTTTGAACCCAACTACGATGGTGAAGAAAATGAACCTGTAGTATTGCCATCCCGTTATCCCAATCTGCTCGTGAACGGGGTATCTGGTATCGCTGTAGGTATGGCTACCAATATTCCGCCGCATAATTTGGGTGAGGTTATCGATGGTGTGCAGGCAATGATCAAGAATCCTGATATTACACCTATGGAGCTAATGGAATATATTCAAGGTCCAGATTTTCCTACTGCCGGATTTATTCTGGGTCGTGAGGGCATTCGTCAGGCGTATAATACGGGGCGCGGATCAGTTACAATGCGTGCAAAGGCGACGATTGAAGAGAATAACGGTAAAGCACGCATACTTGTGCATGAGCTGCCTTATCAGGTAAATAAAGCAAGATTAGTTGAGAAGATTGCAGAATTAGTACGTGAGAAGCGGATAGAGGGCATTACAGACCTTCGTGATGAATCAGACCGTAACGGGATGCGTGTTGTTGTTGAATTGAGACGCGACGTCAATCCTAGTGTTGTACTAAATAATCTGTATAAACATACTTCTATGCAGTCGACGTTCGGCATTAATATGCTGGCTATCGTCAACAAAGAGCCAAAGATACTCAATTTGCGTGATGTGCTTTATCATTATTTGCAGCATCAAATTGAAGTTATCCGACGTCGTACAATATTTGATTTGAAGAAGGCTGAAGCAAGGGCACATATTTTGGAAGGTCTGCGCATTGCACTGGATCATTTGGACCAAGTAATCGCTTTGATCCGTGCCTCCCGCACAACGGATATCGCACGTGAGGGGTTAATGGAAACATTCAGTCTCAGTCAGGAGCAGGCTCAAGCCATTCTTGATATGCGGATGCAGCGCCTGACCGGTCTGGAACGCGAAAAGATTGAGAATGAATATAACGAGCTGATGATCAAAATTGCGGAATATCGTGAAATATTAGCTAATGAACATCTTGTGTTGGATATTATCAGTAGCGAGCTGCAAGAAATTCGTGATAGATATAGTGATGACCGTCGGACGGAAATCACCGTTGGGGAAGAAAGTATTCTCGATGAGGACCTTATTCCACGTGAAGAGGTTATTATTACTATCACGCATACCGGCTATATCAAACGGTTGCCAGTCAGCACCTACCGCAGCCAGAAGCGTGGCGGCCGAGGCGTTATTGGTATGGATACTAAGGATACAGATTTTGTGGAGCATCTCTTCGTGAGCAACTCTCATAATTATCTACTGTTCTTCACGGATAAGGGGAAGGTATACCGGATTAAGGCATATGAGATTCCGGAACTTGGTCGTACTGCACGTGGTACGCCAATTATCAACCTGATTCAGATTGAACAGGGAGAGAAGATTAGTGCCGTGATCCAGGTACAGGAAGCAGATAAAGATAAGTATCTATTCTTTTCTACCCGTGAAGGTATTGTCAAGAAGACTCCTCTTGAAGACTATAACAACATCCGTAAGGGTGGACTGATTGCCATCAATCTTCGTGAAGAGGATTCACTAATTGAGGTCAAGCTGACCGATGGCCAGCAGAACTTGATTATTGGTACCGCACGCGGGATGTCTATTACGTTCTCCGAGAACGATGTGCGGTCTATGGGGCGCAGTGCGACTGGTGTCAAAGGCATCACGCTCGACAGCCGCGATCACGTTATAGGCATGGATTCTGTGGATAAAGATCTTGAGGTTCTGATCGTTACTTCCAAGGGCTATGGCAAACGGACACCAGCCGGTGATTATCGCTCCCAGACTCGTGGAGGTAAGGGGATTAAGACGATTAATCTTACTGAAAAGAATGGTCCAGTAGTCGGTCTGAAGGTTGTTAAGAATGACGAGGATCTGATGATTATTACAACTAGTGGTACCTTGATCCGAACAAGCATGGACGGCATCTCTACAATGGGTCGTTATGCTCAAGGTGTTAAGCTGATTAACATCCGTGAGGATGATGCAGTGGCTACCCTTTGCAGAGCCGATAAGAATGAGGAGGACGAATTGTCCGACTTAGTA
- a CDS encoding YheC/YheD family protein, producing MRIQRVSSKWAKTKAILQNQSLSAYVPDTRQYNLSSLKELLGLYTTVYIKPDRGTYGNGVMRAEQRSVALKPNNQQDISNPDPHQGIEEQIMYILRYGKAAEVFTSLEDMHKALLTRFQERPYLIQKGIDLLHYRNRPFDLRVLTQMNPTGAWETTGMLGRVAAPQKIVTNYHNGGTILSVNKLFKEHMNSLETSTMINQLKLLGVQIAGQLQTDYPGIREIGLDVAIDQHHDMWILEVNTLPAIFVFKMFTNKSIYRKIHRYALAYGRLKGIKATYSSHRRKTTRMCK from the coding sequence ATGAGGATCCAGCGGGTCTCCAGTAAATGGGCTAAAACAAAGGCTATTCTACAAAACCAATCTTTATCCGCATATGTCCCAGATACCCGTCAATATAACTTGTCTTCCCTTAAGGAACTGCTTGGATTATATACAACGGTCTACATCAAACCAGACCGTGGAACCTACGGCAACGGTGTAATGAGAGCTGAACAAAGGTCTGTAGCCCTAAAACCGAACAATCAACAAGACATCAGTAATCCCGACCCCCATCAAGGCATAGAGGAACAGATTATGTATATTCTAAGATACGGTAAAGCAGCTGAGGTCTTCACCTCACTTGAAGATATGCACAAGGCTTTGCTTACTCGATTTCAAGAAAGACCCTACTTAATTCAGAAGGGAATTGATCTGCTCCATTACCGCAACCGGCCTTTTGATCTACGGGTGCTTACTCAGATGAATCCAACAGGGGCATGGGAAACAACGGGAATGCTAGGCCGAGTAGCAGCCCCACAGAAAATCGTCACAAATTATCATAACGGGGGCACTATCCTTTCCGTAAATAAGTTGTTCAAGGAACATATGAATTCTCTTGAAACCAGTACAATGATTAACCAATTAAAATTATTAGGTGTTCAAATTGCCGGACAATTACAAACGGATTACCCGGGAATCAGAGAAATCGGCCTGGATGTTGCTATAGATCAGCACCATGATATGTGGATCTTAGAGGTCAACACCCTACCCGCGATTTTTGTATTTAAAATGTTTACCAACAAATCTATTTATCGTAAAATCCATCGTTATGCTCTAGCCTACGGACGCCTGAAAGGAATTAAAGCCACTTATTCTTCGCATCGGAGAAAAACTACACGAATGTGCAAATAA
- the gyrB gene encoding DNA topoisomerase (ATP-hydrolyzing) subunit B produces MSMNQPKYDESQIQVLEGLEAVRKRPGMYIGSTSAKGLHHLVWEVVDNSIDEALAGYCDRIDVIIHEDNSVTVIDNGRGIPVGENEKLKKSTLEVVMTVLHAGGKFGGGGYKVSGGLHGVGISVVNALSEKLVVTVKREGFIYQQEYKRGAPEYEIKTIGETDETGTTITFHSDPEIFTETRVIEYSTLLTRIRELAFLNKGIEISLMDERTGVSNVFRYEGGIVEYVKYLNENKEALHDDPIYVEGSRDTIQVEVALQYNDSYTENIYSFANNINTHEGGTHESGFKSALTRIINDYARKTGVIKDSNSNLTGDDVREGLTAIISVKIPEPQFEGQTKTKLGNSEVRGIVESLFGEKLQQFLEENPAVSRKVLEKSLSASRAREAARKARELTRRKSALEVSALPGKLADCSSKDASISELYIVEGDSAGGSAKQGRDRHFQAILPLRGKILNVEKARLDRILSNAEIRNIITALGTGISEDFDLAKARYHKIVIMTDADVDGAHIRTLLLTFFYRYMRKLVDAGYIYIAQPPLFKVERNKVIRYANSERERDEIIASFGENVKVNVQRYKGLGEMNATQLWDTTMDPETRMMLQVTIEDAILADGIFDTLMGDNVEPRREFIHEHAKSVKNLDV; encoded by the coding sequence ATGTCAATGAATCAACCCAAATATGATGAGAGCCAGATTCAGGTACTGGAAGGGCTGGAAGCGGTCCGGAAACGTCCGGGCATGTATATTGGTTCCACTAGCGCCAAAGGTCTGCATCATTTGGTATGGGAGGTCGTCGATAATAGTATCGATGAAGCACTAGCTGGTTATTGCGACCGGATTGATGTGATCATACATGAGGATAACAGCGTAACGGTTATTGATAATGGCCGCGGTATCCCTGTAGGTGAGAATGAGAAGTTGAAGAAGTCGACGCTGGAAGTCGTTATGACTGTCCTGCATGCTGGAGGAAAGTTCGGCGGTGGCGGATATAAAGTATCAGGCGGTTTGCATGGTGTAGGTATATCTGTAGTTAACGCCTTGTCTGAGAAACTCGTGGTTACGGTCAAACGCGAGGGTTTTATCTATCAGCAGGAGTATAAACGCGGTGCACCAGAATATGAAATCAAAACTATCGGTGAAACGGATGAGACGGGAACTACAATAACTTTTCATTCCGATCCTGAAATATTCACCGAGACAAGAGTAATAGAATATTCAACGCTGCTTACTCGTATTCGCGAGTTGGCATTTCTTAACAAAGGAATCGAAATCTCGTTGATGGATGAACGTACAGGAGTCTCAAATGTTTTCAGATACGAAGGCGGTATTGTTGAGTACGTTAAGTATTTGAACGAAAACAAAGAAGCCCTGCATGATGATCCGATCTACGTAGAAGGGTCACGAGATACGATTCAGGTTGAAGTAGCGCTACAGTATAATGATTCCTATACAGAGAATATATATTCTTTTGCGAATAACATTAATACACATGAAGGCGGAACCCATGAGTCTGGCTTCAAAAGTGCATTAACGCGTATCATCAACGATTATGCTCGTAAGACAGGTGTAATCAAGGATAGTAACTCCAACCTGACCGGTGATGATGTTCGTGAAGGTCTGACGGCTATTATTTCCGTCAAAATTCCAGAACCACAATTCGAAGGACAGACCAAAACTAAGCTGGGTAACAGTGAAGTTCGTGGAATCGTGGAATCACTATTTGGAGAGAAGCTGCAGCAATTCTTGGAAGAGAATCCAGCCGTATCGCGTAAGGTATTGGAGAAATCCCTATCCGCTTCTCGCGCTCGTGAGGCTGCACGCAAAGCACGTGAACTAACCCGCCGCAAGAGTGCTCTTGAGGTCAGTGCATTGCCCGGAAAGCTGGCTGACTGTTCATCCAAGGATGCCTCGATCAGTGAATTGTATATCGTCGAAGGCGACTCTGCCGGGGGATCGGCCAAGCAAGGACGCGACCGCCATTTCCAGGCGATTCTACCGCTGCGTGGCAAGATTCTGAACGTAGAGAAAGCACGTCTTGATCGTATTTTATCCAATGCTGAAATTCGGAATATCATTACAGCACTGGGTACAGGCATCAGTGAAGACTTCGATCTTGCTAAAGCTCGTTACCATAAGATCGTTATCATGACAGATGCTGACGTAGATGGCGCACATATTAGAACACTGCTGTTGACATTCTTTTACCGGTACATGCGTAAGCTGGTAGATGCGGGATATATCTATATTGCCCAACCGCCACTGTTCAAGGTAGAACGTAACAAGGTGATCCGCTATGCGAACTCGGAGAGAGAACGAGATGAGATCATTGCTTCATTCGGCGAGAACGTTAAAGTAAATGTTCAGCGCTACAAAGGTCTGGGTGAGATGAATGCGACCCAGCTTTGGGATACGACTATGGATCCTGAGACTCGAATGATGCTGCAGGTAACGATTGAAGATGCGATTTTGGCTGACGGTATTTTTGACACCCTTATGGGTGATAATGTCGAGCCACGCCGCGAATTCATTCATGAGCATGCTAAATCTGTAAAGAACCTTGATGTGTAA
- a CDS encoding extracellular matrix/biofilm biosynthesis regulator RemA family protein, with protein sequence MYIHLGGEKIIRSSELIAIFDISIEKSSKVSKQFVIQSQQDKKLERIGEEEAKSIVVTKNIVYYSPISSSTLKKRAKILLEI encoded by the coding sequence ATGTATATTCATTTGGGCGGGGAAAAGATTATTCGATCCTCTGAGTTGATCGCTATATTTGATATATCGATTGAGAAATCTTCTAAGGTGTCAAAACAGTTCGTAATTCAGTCTCAGCAGGATAAGAAGCTGGAGCGGATTGGTGAAGAGGAAGCAAAATCTATAGTCGTAACGAAAAATATCGTGTACTACTCCCCCATTTCTTCCTCCACCCTCAAAAAGAGAGCCAAAATATTATTGGAAATATAG
- the recF gene encoding DNA replication/repair protein RecF gives MFVKNIGMQHYRNYELLRLESLGDVNLILGQNAQGKTNLMEALFVLAMTKSHRTSKDRELISFDAPGGSAQIYAEVERKYGDLKLELLLSAQGKKAKINGLEQRRLSEFIGSLNVVMFAPEDLEIVKGTPGIRRRFLDMEIGQVQPSYLFHLQQYQKVLLQRGNLLKQLWGKDAAQKELLEIWDVQLVEHGVKIVKKRKQFIKKLQIWAESIHRGITNGGEELKLLYVPSFGERDEEDEAVLLDNFMLKLSQTREQEIRRGMTLTGPHRDDLSFFINGREAQVYGSQGQQRTTALSLKLAEIELIHEEIGEYPVLLLDDVLSELDPYRQTQLIETFQSKVQTFITATGIEGLNADKLKGANLYHVHNGKVEL, from the coding sequence GTGTTTGTTAAAAATATCGGTATGCAGCATTATCGCAATTATGAGCTGCTGCGTCTTGAGAGCTTGGGCGATGTGAATCTGATTCTCGGTCAGAATGCCCAAGGCAAAACAAACCTCATGGAGGCATTGTTCGTCCTGGCGATGACCAAAAGCCACCGTACCTCCAAAGACCGCGAGCTCATCTCATTCGATGCTCCCGGAGGCTCTGCACAAATTTATGCCGAGGTAGAACGAAAATACGGCGATCTGAAACTTGAACTGTTATTATCAGCTCAAGGTAAAAAAGCTAAGATTAATGGATTAGAGCAGCGGCGACTCAGTGAATTTATCGGCTCACTCAATGTGGTAATGTTTGCTCCCGAAGATCTGGAGATTGTTAAAGGAACACCTGGCATTAGACGGCGCTTTCTCGATATGGAGATTGGGCAAGTGCAGCCTAGCTATCTATTTCATCTGCAGCAATACCAGAAGGTACTGCTCCAAAGAGGCAATTTGCTGAAGCAATTATGGGGTAAAGATGCGGCACAAAAAGAGCTTTTGGAGATTTGGGATGTTCAACTTGTTGAGCATGGTGTTAAAATCGTCAAAAAAAGGAAACAATTCATAAAGAAGCTGCAAATATGGGCTGAAAGCATTCACCGAGGGATTACGAACGGCGGAGAAGAGCTGAAATTGCTTTATGTTCCCTCTTTCGGGGAGAGAGATGAGGAAGATGAAGCTGTCTTATTAGACAATTTTATGTTAAAGTTATCACAAACAAGAGAACAAGAAATCAGGCGCGGCATGACGCTGACGGGTCCCCATAGGGATGACCTGTCCTTTTTTATCAACGGAAGAGAAGCTCAGGTCTACGGTTCTCAAGGACAGCAGCGTACGACAGCGTTATCACTCAAGCTGGCGGAAATCGAGCTGATCCATGAGGAAATCGGGGAGTATCCTGTGCTGCTTCTTGACGATGTTTTGTCCGAACTTGATCCTTACCGCCAGACTCAGCTTATCGAAACCTTTCAAAGCAAGGTACAGACATTCATTACCGCAACCGGTATTGAGGGTCTAAATGCCGATAAATTAAAGGGCGCCAACCTTTACCATGTTCATAATGGAAAAGTCGAGTTATAA
- the yaaA gene encoding S4 domain-containing protein YaaA produces MKKIVIHSGYIKLDQFLKLSECVSTGGMAKALLQEGHVLVNGEVEERRGRKLYPGDKIEVQDNGAFEVEGGGVKE; encoded by the coding sequence ATGAAAAAAATAGTTATCCACAGTGGATATATTAAGCTAGACCAATTTTTAAAGCTGTCTGAATGTGTATCCACAGGCGGTATGGCCAAAGCCCTGCTGCAAGAAGGTCATGTTCTTGTTAACGGAGAAGTAGAAGAACGCCGCGGCAGAAAACTCTACCCTGGTGATAAAATAGAGGTTCAGGATAACGGAGCTTTTGAGGTTGAAGGCGGCGGAGTTAAAGAGTAG